The following are encoded in a window of Kitasatospora fiedleri genomic DNA:
- a CDS encoding alpha/beta fold hydrolase has protein sequence MSTVEVNGTVLGTESFGARDAPLLLLAGGPTMLSWPDALCERLAAGGRRVVRYDLRDSGESATADPQAPAYTLRTLAADAAALAGVLGGGRAHLAGIGVGGMVAQVAALDHPDAFAALTLVGTRPVAPGPPDPDLPDHDGPTMARLFAAPMPDWTDRAAVARFAAAGAEVLGDDPAAARTTAARIWDRAPATTAPVQLANHLGAVFARLDCTPRWRERLPALALPALVVHGRRDRFFPLGNGEALAREIPGARLLVLDRAATALPATAAAEVAAAVLALDRRAPTD, from the coding sequence ATGAGCACCGTCGAGGTCAACGGAACCGTCCTGGGGACCGAGTCCTTCGGCGCCCGGGACGCGCCGCTCCTGCTGCTCGCGGGCGGGCCGACGATGCTCTCCTGGCCCGACGCGCTGTGCGAGCGCCTCGCGGCCGGCGGGCGCCGGGTGGTGCGCTACGACCTGCGCGACAGCGGGGAGTCGGCGACGGCGGACCCGCAGGCGCCCGCCTACACCCTGCGCACCCTGGCCGCCGACGCGGCGGCCCTGGCGGGCGTGCTCGGCGGGGGCCGCGCCCACCTCGCGGGCATCGGGGTCGGCGGGATGGTCGCGCAGGTCGCCGCCCTGGACCACCCGGACGCGTTCGCGGCCCTCACCCTGGTCGGCACCCGCCCGGTCGCCCCCGGCCCGCCCGACCCGGACCTGCCCGACCACGACGGGCCCACCATGGCGCGGCTGTTCGCCGCCCCGATGCCCGACTGGACCGACCGCGCGGCCGTCGCCCGGTTCGCCGCGGCCGGTGCGGAGGTCCTGGGCGACGACCCGGCCGCCGCGCGGACCACCGCCGCCCGGATCTGGGACCGCGCCCCCGCGACCACGGCCCCCGTCCAACTGGCCAACCACCTGGGCGCGGTCTTCGCCCGCCTCGACTGCACCCCCCGCTGGCGCGAACGCCTCCCCGCCCTGGCCCTGCCCGCTCTGGTCGTCCACGGCCGCCGCGACCGCTTCTTCCCGCTCGGCAACGGCGAGGCGCTGGCCCGCGAGATCCCCGGCGCCCGCCTCCTCGTCCTCGACCGGGCCGCCACCGCGCTCCCCGCCACGGCCGCCGCCGAGGTCGCCGCGGCCGTGCTCGCCCTCGACCGCCGGGCCCCGACCGACTGA
- a CDS encoding sensor histidine kinase yields the protein MPPSTVRRLRRPSPARAFAPTPARLRSLLPTGLPTGLPTGLPVRLPDPLADAAPAAVLGVAMLAERLGAAARFEGRMPFALALTALLTAAVAARRRAPLTAYLVATLALAVEAQAAAPSPISPYANLLGAYAVGRYGGRGRAGWGPPLVVVGVAGYFTGQDVAVVMPVGVLAVWLAVWAFGWAGARRLAGQAVERRRAREELLAEERARIAREVHDLVGHSLNLMLVQAGAARRLLERTPERSRELLLEVERTGGDALGELDRVLGLLRGTAPQLPDSAPLPEPGIAELPHLAERMARAGLAVELHRDTPPLPAEQDRCAYRVVQEALTNALRHSGAGRAVVRVVRRGGTTVVEVADDGSGPPPGHRPGRGLTGIAERAVRLHGTAECGPGPDGGFLVRVTLPAVSAR from the coding sequence ATGCCGCCCAGCACCGTCCGAAGACTCCGCCGCCCTTCCCCCGCAAGGGCGTTCGCCCCCACCCCGGCCCGGCTGCGGTCCCTGCTCCCGACCGGCCTTCCGACCGGCCTTCCGACCGGCCTCCCGGTCCGGCTCCCTGACCCGCTCGCGGACGCCGCGCCGGCCGCCGTGCTGGGCGTGGCGATGCTCGCCGAACGGCTGGGCGCCGCCGCCCGCTTCGAGGGCCGGATGCCGTTCGCGCTGGCCCTGACCGCGCTGCTCACCGCCGCCGTCGCGGCCCGCCGCCGGGCCCCGCTGACGGCGTACCTGGTGGCGACGCTGGCGCTGGCCGTGGAGGCGCAGGCCGCCGCGCCGAGCCCGATCTCGCCGTACGCCAACCTGCTGGGCGCGTACGCGGTGGGCCGGTACGGGGGCCGGGGCCGGGCGGGGTGGGGGCCGCCGCTGGTGGTGGTCGGGGTCGCCGGGTACTTCACCGGGCAGGACGTCGCCGTGGTGATGCCGGTGGGCGTGCTGGCGGTGTGGCTCGCGGTGTGGGCGTTCGGCTGGGCGGGTGCCCGTCGGCTGGCCGGGCAGGCGGTCGAACGGCGGCGCGCCCGCGAGGAGTTGCTCGCCGAGGAGCGGGCCCGGATCGCCCGCGAGGTGCACGACCTGGTGGGCCACTCGCTGAACCTGATGCTGGTGCAGGCGGGCGCGGCCCGCCGGCTGCTGGAGCGCACCCCCGAGCGCAGCCGCGAACTGCTGCTGGAGGTCGAGCGGACCGGCGGCGACGCGCTCGGCGAACTCGACCGGGTGCTCGGCCTGTTGCGCGGTACCGCACCCCAACTCCCGGACAGCGCACCGCTCCCCGAGCCCGGCATCGCCGAACTCCCCCACCTGGCCGAGCGGATGGCCCGGGCCGGGCTGGCCGTGGAGCTGCACCGCGACACCCCGCCGCTGCCCGCGGAACAGGACCGCTGCGCGTACCGGGTGGTCCAGGAGGCGCTGACCAACGCGCTGCGGCACTCCGGCGCCGGGCGCGCCGTGGTCCGGGTGGTCCGGCGGGGCGGCACCACCGTGGTCGAGGTCGCCGACGACGGCTCCGGGCCGCCGCCCGGCCACCGTCCCGGTCGCGGACTGACCGGCATCGCCGAGCGCGCCGTCCGCCTGCACGGCACCGCCGAGTGCGGGCCCGGCCCGGACGGCGGTTTCCTGGTCCGGGTCACCCTGCCCGCGGTGAGCGCGCGGTGA
- a CDS encoding sensor histidine kinase translates to MHPTSSPPPPPRRRRSLAGRLLAVQVVIVAAVVAGGAVLAYLFTAQRAEDAALRQATAVALAVADTPTVREAAVRPDHTAVLQPYAEQVRADTGVDFITVMDPDGIRWTHPDPGRIGLPFLGHTDQARAGRTQHETYTGTLGPSVRVVTPVLDQRHRVVALVSAGITVDNITARLRTPLLALIGVAAAALALGAAASYLLAARLRRHTHGMDAEQLAHLYDYHQATLHSVREGLLLLDRDHRVLLCNDAARELLQPAGAVDGLTVRQLGLPGSLTRALESAEPVRDEVHLTAEHVLLLNTSPVGPGLGTVVTLRDHTELQGLTGELDNVRGIAAALDAQAHEAANRLHAMVSLIELGRHREAVEFATAELALAQRLTDQVVGAVGEPVLAALLLGKAAQAAERGVDLHLTEDSRIDDGLLPDRLTPRDLVTLLGNLIDNAMDAAVENAAHAAPEVRVTARTDHGHLLLRVADSGPGVDPAAAEDVFRRGWTTKQHGRGLGLALVAQTARRNGGDVRLGGRPEGESGGGAERGGDGERGAVLTVRLPLHLPARREAVEAR, encoded by the coding sequence ATGCACCCGACCAGCAGCCCGCCGCCGCCACCCCGCCGCCGGCGCAGCCTGGCCGGCCGGCTGCTCGCCGTCCAGGTCGTGATCGTCGCGGCCGTGGTCGCGGGCGGCGCCGTCCTGGCCTACCTGTTCACCGCCCAGCGCGCCGAGGACGCCGCCCTCCGGCAGGCCACCGCCGTCGCCCTCGCGGTCGCCGACACCCCCACCGTCCGGGAGGCCGCCGTCCGGCCCGACCACACCGCCGTCCTACAGCCCTACGCCGAGCAGGTCCGGGCCGACACCGGCGTCGACTTCATCACCGTCATGGACCCGGACGGCATCCGCTGGACCCACCCCGACCCCGGCCGGATCGGCCTGCCCTTCCTCGGCCACACCGACCAGGCCCGGGCCGGCCGCACCCAGCACGAGACGTACACCGGCACCCTCGGCCCGTCCGTCCGGGTCGTCACCCCCGTCCTCGACCAGCGGCACCGGGTGGTCGCCCTGGTCAGCGCGGGCATCACCGTCGACAACATCACCGCCCGGCTGCGCACCCCGCTGCTCGCCCTGATCGGCGTCGCCGCCGCCGCGCTCGCCCTCGGCGCCGCCGCCAGCTACCTGCTCGCCGCCCGGCTGCGCCGGCACACCCACGGCATGGACGCCGAACAGCTCGCCCACCTGTACGACTACCACCAGGCGACGCTGCACTCCGTCCGCGAGGGACTGCTGCTGCTCGACCGCGACCACCGCGTCCTGCTGTGCAACGACGCCGCCCGCGAACTCCTCCAACCTGCCGGTGCGGTAGACGGTTTGACGGTGCGTCAGCTCGGCCTGCCGGGGTCGCTCACCCGCGCGCTGGAGAGCGCCGAACCGGTCCGGGACGAGGTGCACCTGACCGCCGAGCACGTCCTGCTGCTCAACACCTCCCCGGTCGGGCCCGGCCTCGGCACCGTGGTCACCCTCCGCGACCACACCGAACTCCAGGGACTCACCGGAGAGTTGGACAACGTCCGGGGCATCGCCGCGGCCCTCGACGCGCAGGCCCACGAGGCCGCCAACCGGCTGCACGCCATGGTCTCGCTGATCGAACTCGGCCGCCACCGCGAGGCGGTGGAGTTCGCCACCGCCGAACTCGCCCTCGCCCAGCGGCTCACCGACCAGGTCGTCGGCGCCGTCGGCGAACCCGTGCTCGCCGCCCTGCTGCTCGGCAAGGCCGCGCAGGCCGCCGAACGCGGCGTCGACCTGCACCTCACCGAGGACAGCCGGATCGACGACGGCCTGCTGCCCGACCGGCTCACCCCGCGCGACCTGGTCACCCTGCTCGGCAACCTGATCGACAACGCCATGGACGCCGCCGTCGAGAACGCCGCCCACGCCGCCCCCGAAGTCCGGGTCACCGCCCGCACCGACCACGGCCACCTGCTGCTGCGGGTCGCCGACAGCGGCCCCGGCGTCGACCCCGCCGCCGCCGAGGACGTCTTCCGGCGCGGCTGGACCACCAAGCAGCACGGCCGCGGCCTCGGCCTCGCGCTGGTCGCCCAGACCGCCCGCCGCAACGGCGGCGACGTCCGGCTCGGCGGCCGACCCGAGGGCGAATCCGGCGGGGGCGCAGAGCGCGGCGGGGACGGGGAGCGCGGCGCCGTGCTCACCGTCCGGCTCCCGCTGCACCTCCCGGCCCGGCGCGAGGCGGTGGAGGCCCGGTGA
- a CDS encoding GDSL-type esterase/lipase family protein — protein MTVVAIREYPLVGGPVEVRGALDLERTPAGVMPRRLPAWTKEQYPDRSVYGGTLLPSGVRLVFRTDARVLELEVLTSTGQLDGAPEPQPPGMLELTVDGALVDRRRAPLGHVLRMAGPGEEQQLAPGKPGTVRFAGLPAGMKRVELWLPQQTPTELVALRADGEVLAPLPDGRPRWVHHGSSISHCPGADGPTGTWPVVAARLGGVEVTNLSQPGNDLLDPYVARTIRDLPADLISLKTGINIVGLAAFRLRTFSPAVHGFLDTIRDGHPDTPLLVVSPVSCPALDTRPGPTSVGPDGRITALGNPAELERGALSLQVVRDELARIVALRQAHDPHLHHLDGRELLGPADTDDLPDGLHPSPAAYRRMGERFAAHAFAPGGPFHSPRAPGRPTEQADRADRLNRPTESTG, from the coding sequence ATGACAGTGGTGGCCATCCGGGAGTATCCGCTGGTGGGCGGGCCGGTGGAGGTGCGCGGTGCGCTGGACCTGGAGCGGACGCCGGCGGGGGTGATGCCGCGCCGGCTGCCCGCCTGGACCAAGGAGCAGTACCCGGACCGGTCGGTCTACGGCGGCACCCTGCTGCCCTCGGGGGTGCGGCTGGTGTTCCGCACCGACGCGCGGGTGCTGGAACTCGAGGTGCTCACCTCCACGGGGCAGCTCGACGGCGCGCCCGAGCCGCAGCCGCCCGGGATGCTGGAACTGACGGTGGACGGCGCCCTGGTCGACCGCCGACGGGCGCCACTGGGCCACGTACTGCGGATGGCGGGGCCCGGGGAGGAGCAGCAGCTGGCGCCGGGGAAGCCGGGGACGGTGCGCTTCGCCGGGCTGCCGGCCGGGATGAAGCGGGTCGAACTCTGGCTGCCGCAGCAGACCCCCACCGAGCTGGTGGCGCTCCGCGCCGACGGCGAGGTCCTGGCCCCGCTGCCCGACGGCCGGCCCCGCTGGGTGCACCACGGCAGCTCGATCAGCCACTGCCCCGGCGCCGACGGGCCCACCGGCACCTGGCCGGTGGTGGCGGCCAGGCTCGGGGGCGTGGAGGTGACCAACCTCAGCCAGCCGGGCAACGACCTGCTGGACCCCTACGTCGCCCGGACGATCCGCGACCTGCCCGCCGACCTGATCAGCCTCAAGACGGGCATCAACATCGTGGGCCTGGCCGCCTTCCGGCTGCGGACCTTCAGCCCGGCGGTGCACGGCTTCCTGGACACCATCCGGGACGGACACCCGGACACCCCGCTGCTGGTGGTCTCCCCGGTGAGCTGCCCCGCCCTCGACACCCGCCCCGGCCCGACCTCGGTGGGCCCGGACGGGCGGATCACCGCCCTGGGCAACCCGGCCGAGCTGGAGCGCGGGGCGCTCTCGCTCCAGGTGGTCCGCGACGAACTGGCCAGGATCGTGGCCCTCCGGCAGGCGCACGACCCCCACCTGCACCACCTCGACGGACGCGAGCTGCTCGGCCCGGCCGACACCGACGACCTCCCCGACGGACTGCACCCCTCCCCCGCCGCCTACCGCCGCATGGGCGAGCGCTTCGCCGCCCACGCCTTCGCCCCCGGCGGCCCGTTCCACTCCCCGCGCGCACCGGGCCGACCGACTGAGCAGGCTGACCGGGCCGACCGACTGAACCGACCGACTGAATCGACCGGCTGA
- a CDS encoding response regulator — protein sequence MLIADDDPLLRAGLAVVLGTADRIEVVGRAEDGLRAVELARALRPDVVLMDVRMPGCDGVEATRRLAGSGVRVLVLTTFHHDASVWGALRAGAAGFLLKRASPERLIDAVHAVAAGEAVLDPAVTRDLLGHLLAAPAPVPAPGPPVDPGPLAALTVREREVLRLAAEGHPNEEIAALLHLAESTVKTHVKRVLGKLGARDRSQAVAAAYRHGLMGAQPYRPGGPGVP from the coding sequence GTGCTGATCGCCGACGACGACCCGCTGCTGCGCGCCGGGCTCGCCGTGGTGCTGGGGACCGCCGACCGGATCGAGGTGGTCGGCCGGGCCGAGGACGGGCTGCGGGCCGTCGAGCTCGCCCGCGCGCTGCGCCCCGACGTGGTCCTGATGGACGTCCGGATGCCCGGCTGCGACGGCGTCGAGGCCACCCGCCGACTGGCCGGGAGCGGCGTCCGGGTGCTGGTGCTGACCACCTTCCACCACGACGCGTCCGTGTGGGGCGCGCTGCGGGCCGGGGCCGCCGGGTTCCTGCTCAAGCGGGCCTCGCCGGAACGGCTGATCGACGCGGTGCACGCGGTCGCCGCGGGCGAGGCGGTCCTCGATCCGGCCGTCACCCGCGACCTGCTCGGCCACCTGCTGGCCGCGCCCGCGCCCGTCCCCGCGCCCGGGCCGCCGGTCGACCCGGGCCCGCTGGCGGCGCTCACCGTCCGCGAGCGCGAGGTGCTGCGGCTGGCCGCCGAGGGGCATCCCAACGAGGAGATCGCCGCGCTGCTGCACCTCGCCGAGTCCACCGTGAAGACACACGTCAAGCGGGTCCTGGGCAAGCTCGGCGCGCGCGACCGCTCGCAGGCGGTGGCCGCCGCGTACCGGCACGGGCTGATGGGCGCGCAGCCGTACCGGCCGGGCGGGCCCGGCGTTCCGTGA
- a CDS encoding DUF2306 domain-containing protein, giving the protein MTPDRPAAIELPSPAPRYRALRRAGRIAVPTLALLVAAVSARYFTLDPDTFLADQRAVYLAHLTPLLLHIGGGVTALGLGPLQFLPGLRARRPALHRWTGRLYVAAAAATGLGGLLLAPHGLHPPVAPLGFTVLALLTLTTTALGLHHARHRRLAAHRAWMLRSYALMFTAVTFRLWLLLLTPAPLPAAAVYASGAWVSWLLNLAVAEKLVRGPRPAALSTAVRGQ; this is encoded by the coding sequence ATGACACCGGACCGCCCCGCCGCGATCGAACTCCCCTCCCCCGCACCGAGGTACCGCGCCCTGCGCCGGGCCGGCCGGATCGCCGTCCCCACCCTCGCGCTGCTGGTCGCCGCCGTCTCCGCCCGCTACTTCACCCTCGACCCGGACACCTTCCTCGCCGACCAGCGCGCCGTCTACCTCGCCCACCTCACCCCGCTGCTGCTCCACATCGGCGGCGGCGTCACCGCCCTCGGCCTGGGCCCGCTCCAGTTCCTCCCCGGCCTGCGCGCCCGCCGCCCCGCCCTGCACCGCTGGACCGGCCGCCTCTACGTGGCGGCCGCCGCCGCGACGGGCCTCGGCGGCCTGCTCCTCGCCCCGCACGGCCTCCACCCGCCCGTCGCGCCGCTCGGCTTCACCGTCCTCGCCCTGCTGACCCTGACCACCACCGCCCTCGGCCTGCACCACGCCCGCCACCGCCGCCTCGCCGCCCACCGGGCCTGGATGCTCCGCTCGTACGCCCTGATGTTCACCGCCGTCACCTTCCGCCTCTGGCTCCTCCTGCTCACCCCGGCCCCCCTCCCGGCCGCCGCCGTCTACGCCTCCGGTGCCTGGGTCTCCTGGCTGCTCAACCTGGCCGTCGCCGAGAAGCTGGTGCGCGGCCCGCGCCCGGCGGCACTGAGCACGGCGGTTCGGGGGCAGTAG
- a CDS encoding cation:dicarboxylate symporter family transporter: MEPTQHGAPSGARRADRTHYLYLAVIAAVVAGVVVGLAAPGFAVELKPVGTGFVNLIKMMISPVIFCTIVLGVGSVTKAAKVGRVGGLALGYFLLTSTVALGIGLLVGNLLEPGSGLHLTAALATSGHAQAAAGAESTTDFLLGIIPTTLVSALTAGQVLQTLLVALLVGFALQALGAAGAPVLRGVEHLQKLVFKVMSMIMWVAPVGAFGAMAAVVGATGTAALKSLAVIMIGFYVTCVLFVVVVLGLLLRLAAGVNVFALLRYLGREFLLILSTSSSESALPRLIAKMEHLGVSRPVVGITVPTGYSFNLDGTAIYLTMASIFVSEAMDRPMSLGEQLSLLLFMVLASKGAAGVTGAGLATLAGGLQSHKPELVDGVGLIVGIDRFMSEARALTNFAGNAVATVLIGHWTGELDRTRLTAVLSGALPYDENATAVPAPTTVPAPTDLPAQSPTPSAQQPVTGS, from the coding sequence ATGGAGCCGACCCAGCACGGAGCACCGTCCGGCGCGAGAAGGGCCGACCGCACCCACTACCTGTACCTGGCGGTGATCGCCGCGGTGGTCGCGGGCGTGGTGGTCGGGTTGGCGGCGCCGGGGTTCGCGGTGGAGTTGAAGCCGGTCGGCACCGGGTTCGTCAACCTGATCAAGATGATGATCTCCCCGGTGATCTTCTGCACGATCGTGCTGGGCGTGGGCTCGGTGACCAAGGCGGCGAAGGTCGGCCGGGTCGGCGGCCTGGCGCTCGGGTACTTCCTGCTGACCTCGACGGTCGCGCTGGGCATCGGCCTGCTGGTGGGCAACCTGCTGGAGCCGGGCAGCGGCCTGCACCTGACGGCGGCGCTGGCCACGTCGGGCCACGCGCAGGCCGCGGCGGGCGCGGAGTCGACCACCGACTTCCTGCTCGGGATCATCCCGACCACCCTGGTCTCGGCGCTGACCGCGGGCCAGGTGCTGCAGACCCTGCTGGTGGCGCTGCTGGTCGGGTTCGCGCTGCAGGCGCTGGGCGCGGCCGGGGCGCCGGTGCTGCGCGGGGTGGAGCACCTGCAGAAGCTGGTGTTCAAGGTGATGTCGATGATCATGTGGGTGGCGCCGGTCGGCGCGTTCGGCGCGATGGCGGCGGTGGTCGGGGCGACCGGCACCGCCGCGCTGAAGAGCCTCGCGGTGATCATGATCGGTTTCTACGTCACCTGCGTGCTGTTCGTGGTCGTGGTGCTGGGCCTGCTGCTGCGGCTGGCCGCCGGGGTGAACGTGTTCGCCCTGCTGCGCTACCTCGGCCGGGAGTTCCTGCTGATCCTGTCGACGTCCTCCTCGGAGAGCGCGCTGCCGCGGCTGATCGCCAAGATGGAGCACCTCGGGGTGAGCCGCCCGGTGGTCGGCATCACGGTGCCCACCGGCTACAGCTTCAACCTGGACGGCACCGCGATCTACCTGACCATGGCGTCGATCTTCGTCTCGGAGGCGATGGACCGGCCGATGTCGCTGGGCGAACAGCTCTCCCTGCTGCTGTTCATGGTGCTCGCCTCCAAGGGCGCGGCGGGCGTGACCGGCGCGGGCCTGGCCACGCTGGCCGGCGGCCTGCAGTCGCACAAGCCGGAACTCGTCGACGGCGTCGGCCTGATCGTCGGCATCGACCGCTTCATGTCCGAGGCCCGGGCGCTCACCAACTTCGCGGGCAACGCGGTCGCCACCGTCCTGATCGGCCACTGGACGGGCGAACTCGACCGCACCCGGCTGACCGCCGTCCTCTCCGGCGCGCTCCCCTACGACGAGAACGCCACCGCCGTCCCCGCGCCCACCACCGTCCCCGCGCCCACCGATCTACCCGCGCAGTCGCCGACCCCCTCCGCGCAGCAGCCCGTCACCGGTTCCTGA